The following are encoded together in the Ascochyta rabiei chromosome 19, complete sequence genome:
- a CDS encoding Mitogen-activated protein kinase kinase: MADPFAPKTMKRKNKKGLALSAPPPKPTPSESDAQAPGGLGNAKEETLEIGVEFQLDLKAEDLIVLRELGSGNGGTVSKVQHAATKVIMARKVIHVEAKNEVRKRIVRELRIMHDCNSDYIVDFYGAFQNDSGDVIMCMEYMDVGALDWVSRQFGPVRVDVLGKIAEAVLGGLSYLYSAHRIMHRDLKPSNILVNSKGQIKLCDFGVSSELDGSIAETFVGTGTYMAPERIQGSPYTVKSDVWSVGLSIMELAIGKFPFSGSADDDEAGGPQGILDLLQQIVLEPAPKLPKSDAFPSILEDMVAKCLLKDPKERPTPKELYDHDAFLQAAKRTPVDLEAWATSMLEHNKRKSHLAPSVPSSNIREKLQNQEPVPRRGSADIRQQEASSRRGSADVRQPDHAPAPPRPAYPQRTSSSISHHSQSNSQSSQAGQMSLPMRPAPPASNGSNSRPQSRGPPQNGALPPPMRRMYSDVQ; encoded by the exons ATGGCCGACCCCTTCGCTCCCAAGACGATGAAGAGGAAGAACAAGAAGGGACTCGCACTGAGCGCTCCCCCACCAAAGCCAACACCTTCAGAGAGCGACGCACAGGCTCCAGGCGGCCTTGGCAACGCCAAAGAAGAGACACTCGAGATCGGCGTTGAGTTCCAATTGGACCTGAAAGCGGAGGACTTGATTGTTCTGCGAGAACTAGGTTCAGGAAACGGAGGCACAGTCAGCAAGGTTCAGCACGCAGCTACCAAGGTCATCATGGCGAGGAAG GTCATACACGTCGAAGCAAAGAATGAAGTCCGGAAACGCATCGTGCGGGAGTTGCGCATCATGCACGACTGCAACTCGGACTACATTGTCGATTTTTACGGCGCCTTCCAGAACGACTCTGGGGACGTCATCATGTGCATGGAGTACATGGATGTGGG AGCTTTGGACTGGGTATCACGCCAGTTCGGCCCCGTCCGTGTCGATGTCCTTGGAAAGATCGCAGAAGCCGTACTAGGTGGACTCAGCTACCTCTACAGCGCTCACCGCATCATGCATCGCGACTTGAAGCCATCGAACATTCTAGTAAATTCGAAGGGACAGATCAAGCTCTGCGATTTCGGTGTCTCGAGCGAGCTTGACGGATCTATCGCCGAAACTTTTGTAGGAACAGGCACATACATGGCACCTGAGCGAATTCAGGGTTCACCCTACACCGTAAAGTCGGACGTATGGAGTGTTGGCCTCTCAATCATGGAGCTTGCCATTGGCAAATTCCCCTTCTCCGGAAGTGCAGATGATGATGAGGCCGGTGGTCCACAGGGTATCCTCGATCTCCTACAGCAAATCGTACTGGAGCCGGCACCAAAGCTACCCAAGAGCGACGCTTTCCCCTCCATTCTCGAAGACATGGTCGCCAAGTGCTTGTTGAAGGATCCCAAGGAACGGCCAACGCCCAAGGAACTTTAT GACCACGATGCCTTCCTTCAGGCCGCAAAACGTACACCAGTAGACCTTGAGGCATGGGCGACCAGCATGCTCGAGCACAACAAGCGCAAATCACATCTCGCTCCCTCCGTACCCTCGAGCAATATTCGCGAGAAGCTGCAGAACCAGGAGCCTGTTCCAAGGAGGGGATCTGCTGATATCAGACAGCAGGAGGCTTCGTCGAGGAGAGGCTCTGCTGATGTCAGGCAACCAGACCACGCGCCCGCGCCTCCACGTCCAGCATACCCACAACGAACATCCAGTAGCATCAGTCACCACAGTCAATCGAACAGCCAATCAAGTCAGGCTGGTCAAATGTCACTTCCCATGCGCCCTGCACCACCAGCGTCGAATGGATCAAATTCAAGACCGCAATCGAGAGGGCCGCCACAGAACGGCGCATTGCCGCCTCCGATGAGGAGAATGTACAGCGATGTGCAGTAG
- a CDS encoding Transcription elongation factor spt6, with product MSTRDLFDNIADVGGSDEEEDEDFDEESGAPQPKKSNGANGLDDSSEEEDEDDDELLAQEGAGFIADEEEEDEVDARKERRRRKKRKNREAEEDLDEDDLDLIGIERPEREDESQPKYKRLKRGHKEKRKSRGIDDIFSDEEAADENDEPRRLGGEFDDFIEEDQFEDEIEDDRDVTQPGINLITQGLQAAGLDEGAEEDYRAAFGDGTDYDWALEMQEAEEEEQAGEGRELQLKDVFEPSQLQERMLTDEDNTIRETDVPERLQLARKPFKELELTPEDMQIRLEEEALWISKLLWPKKGLPNYFQQPFQSAVRKVLEFINIEDYEVPFIFNHRKDYLIHAPGDNDDQDDFGAPPPDARPERLLNQSDLWEVFDLDLKFRAFAEKRDSLRQNYENVKAVQPEIIDSEIEDLMDKAVTIEEIQELQDYLHYQYSQEINEVRQETNGTQKRANNARNFFDKLRGGKAQLLVKAIGITAEDFAKKAEGSSRGPQVIEDPPLKVEELADQMADAPETGISLLRSAKLLFIQDLQQSSRLRRFLRGSFYQNALIDCIRTDKGMRKITEDHPYYEFKYLRGQTFLDLNGRPDLFLKMLKAEQEGLVHVRISMGNYESFKFRLHDKIVSDNVSEVSETWNNLRKDLLDIALEKLQGIISNGVKETLRARCEDELASRARENYYNKLDQAPFKLKNAVLGSIPNVLCLSNGKGQRGDAILWAYIENDGRVMEHGKLVDMKLGNQERGIPDGQDIVKLVDAIQRRRPDVVGISGWSVETRRLYKDVQDIVAQHNLTGPSYEDESTGHDRNDPLEVVLVNDEVARLYYNSGRAAAEFPKFPPLTRYCVALGRYLQNPLAEYASLGKDIVSLPFVKDQTLIPQDKLMDRLETAMVDMVNLVGIDLPETYDDKYMSKLLPYVCGLGPRKADRMVKAIQANGDEVLSRFDLLGISEDNSRDLKAAMGPKVFQNCASFLYIPYDPTEEASDYLDYTRVHPEDYDLARKMVADALNMDEEDVKAEVDDGGASAVIRKMVRDDTTDLVNDLALEDYAAEIEKNFGQRKRATLETIRAELENPYEEIRQIFALMTGEEIFTMLTGETKETLYEGMVVPVQIKRTFPDHIEVRLENGIEGGVSESEFPEGVGSGGQEPRHVYQTHQTVRARIVYLNRKALTAQLSLRDDLIRQPVPRNIERIPGEWDDAQERADKKAAEKEKEVASGRPNRVINHPLFFGMNAASAEEYLGSKEPGELVIRPSSKGFDHLVVTWKVSNSAYQHLDVLELGKENEYSIGKQLRVGKATYTDLDELIVNHVEAMARKVAELTRDERFQQGTREDTELWLENYCKANPNRSMYAFCSMPKHPGYFWICFQMGYNKPKGAWGIKVVPNAFELHKNAYPDMVALKNGFKLLIQSGAAARPQGGAVPRR from the exons ATGTCTACAAGGGATCTTTTCGACAACATCGCCGATGTGGGCGGCAGCGACGAAGAGGAAGATGAGGACTTCGATGAAGAATCTGGCGCGCCACAGCCCAAGAAGTCAAACGGTGCCAATGGCTTGGACGATTCCagcgaggaggaggacgaagacgacgacgaactACTGGCACAG GAAGGTGCTGGCTTCATCGCTgacgaagaggaagaggacgaAGTAGACGCGCGGAAAGAACGACGGCGCAGGAAGAAGCGCAAGAACCGTGAGGCCGAAGAAGATCTTGACGAAGACGATCTCGACCTGATCGGTATCGAGCGGCCCGAGCGGGAAGACGAATCACAG CCCAAGTACAAACGCCTCAAGCGCGGTCATAAGGAGAAGCGCAAGTCGCGCGGCATCGACGACATCTTCTCTGACGAAGAAGCGGCTGACGAGAACGACGAGCCCCGAAGACTTGGTGGAGAGTTCGACGACTTCATCGAGGAGGACCAGTTCGAGGATGAGATTGAAGACGACCGCGATGTCACACAACCAGGAATCAACCTCATCACACAAGGGCTTCAAGCTGCTGGTCTCGACGAGGGCGCCGAAGAAGACTACAGGGCGGCGTTTGGCGATGGCACCGATTACGATTGGGCTCTTGAGATGCAAGAGGCCGAAGAGGAAGAGCAAGCAGGCGAAGGTCGTGAGCTGCAGCTCAAGGACGTTTTCGAGCCATCGCAATTACAAGAGCGCATGTTGACAGACGAGGACAACACCATACGCGAAACAGACGTTCCCGAGCGTCTACAGCTAGCCCGTAAGCCGTTTAAAGAGCTCGAACTGACCCCTGAGGATATGCAGATACGGCTGGAGGAGGAAGCATTGTGGATTTCCAAACTGCTCTGGCCAAAGAAGGGTCTCCCGAATTATTTCCAGCAACCTTTCCAGAGCGCCGTGCGCAAGGTACTCGAGTTCATCAACATCGAAGACTATGAGGTGCCCTTCATCTTCAACCACCGAAAAGATTATCTCATTCATGCACCCGGCGATAACGATGACCAAGACGACTTCGGCGCCCCACCCCCAGATGCTCGACCAGAACGCCTTCTCAATCAGAGCGATTTATGGGAGGTGTTCGATCTCGATCTGAAGTTTAGAGCCTTTGCCGAGAAGCGAGACTCGCTGCGTCAGAATTACGAAAACGTCAAGGCTGTTCAGCCAGAAATTATCGATAGCGAAATCGAAGATCTGATGGACAAGGCTGTCACTATCGAGGAAATCCAGGAGCTGCAAGATTACCTGCATTACCAGTACTCGCAAGAGATCAATGAAGTACGACAAGAGACCAACGGCACACAAAAGCGCGCTAACAACGCCCGCAACTTCTTCGACAAGCTTCGAGGAGGCAAAGCGCAGTTGCTCGTTAAAGCCATTGGTATCACTGCAGAGGATTTCGCCAAGAAGGCCGAAGGATCAAGCAGAGGCCCTCAGGTTATTGAAGATCCGCCGTTAAAGGTTGAAGAGCTTGCTGACCAGATGGCCGACGCCCCTGAAACTGGTATTTCGCTACTCAGATCAGCTAAGCTGTTGTTTATTCAGGATCTGCAACAAAGTTCACGTCTCCGCAGGTTCCTGCGGGGCAGCTTCTATCAAAATGCTCTCATCGACTGCATCCGAACGGACAAGGGCATGCGAAAGATCACAGAAGACCATCCCTATTACGAGTTCAAGTATCTGCGCGGACAGACGTTCCTCGACCTCAACGGCAGACCCGACTTGTTTCTTAAGATGCTGAAAGCTGAGCAAGAAGGCCTTGTTCACGTCAGAATCTCCATGGGCAACTACGAGAGCTTCAAATTCAGACTTCACGACAAGATCGTCTCGGACAATGTTAGCGAAGTTTCTGAAACTTGGAACAACCTTCGAAAGGATTTACTCGACATTGCTTTGGAGAAGCTGCAGGGCATCATCTCCAATGGTGTCAAGGAGACGTTGCGAGCCCGTTGTGAGGATGAGCTTGCTAGCCGAGCCAGGGAGAACTACTACAACAAGCTTGATCAAGCCCCGTTCAAGCTCAAGAACGCTGTTCTTGGATCAATCCCCAACGTGTTGTGTCTTTCGAACGGCAAAGGTCAACGCGGCGATGCTATTCTTTGGGCATACATTGAGAACGACGGTCGAGTCATGGAGCATGGCAAGCTTGTCGACATGAAGCTTGGTAACCAAGAACGCGGTATTCCTGACGGTCAAGATATCGTCAAACTTGTCGATGCTATCCAGCGTCGCCGCCCAGACGTAGTCGGTATCAGCGGTTGGTCTGTCGAGACTCGGAGACTGTACAAAGACGTCCAGGATATTGTCGCACAACACAACTTGACTGGGCCAAGCTATGAAGATGAAAGCACGGGTCATGACAGGAACGATCCTCTCGAAGTGGTCCTGGTCAACGACGAAGTTGCCCGACTCTATTACAACAGCGgccgcgccgccgccgagtTCCCCAAATTCCCTCCTCTCACCAGGTACTGCGTTGCCCTCGGAAGATATCTACAGAACCCGCTCGCCGAGTACGCGTCGCTTGGCAAGGATATCGTGTCACTACCATTCGTCAAGGACCAAACACTCATACCTCAAGACAAGCTTATGGACCGTCTCGAAACTGCTATGGTAGACATGGTGAACCTCGTTGGCATTGACCTTCCAGAAACTTACGACGACAAGTACATGTCGAAGCTGCTACCGTACGTCTGCGGTCTGGGCCCTCGCAAGGCAGACAGAATGGTCAAGGCAATTCAAGCGAATGGCGACGAGGTTCTCTCGCGTTTCGATTTGCTCGGCATATCAGAGGACAACTCTCGCGATCTTAAGGCGGCCATGGGTCCCAAGGTCTTCCAGAACTGTGCTAGTTTCTTATACATTCCATACGATCCCACAGAGGAAGCGTCCGACTACCTGGACTACACCCGTGTTCATCCCGAGGACTACGATCTCGCGCGCAAGATGGTCGCCGACGCTCTTAACATGGACGAAGAAGACGTCAAGGCCGAGGTTGATGATGGTGGTGCCAGTGCCGTGATCAGGAAGATGGTGAGGGATGATACCACAGATCTGGTCAATGATTTGGCGCTTGAGGACTACGCTGCCGAGATCGAGAAGAACTTCGGTCAACGGAAGCGCGCTACTCTCGAAACCATTCGCGCCGAATTGGAGAACCCTTACGAGGAGATCAGGCAAATCTTTGCTTTGATGACTGGTGAGGAAATCTTCACTATGCTCACGGGTGAGACCAAGGAGACTTTGTACGAAGGCATGGTCGTTCCTGTTCAGATCAAGCGTACCTTCCCAGATCACATCGAGGTCAGGCTCGAGAATGGCATCGAAGGCGGTGTTTCCGAATCCGAGTTCCCGGAGGGTGTTGGGAGTGGTGGCCAGGAGCCTCGACACGTCTACCAAACACACCAAACAGTCCGGGCTCGCATCGTATACTTGAACCGAAAGGCGCTGACCGCACAGCTTTCTCTGCGAGATGATCTCATTCGACAACCGGTACCGCGCAACATCGAGCGTATACCTGGCGAATGGGACGATGCACAAGAGCGTGCAGACAAGAAAGCCGccgagaaagagaaagaagtcGCGTCCGGTCGACCGAACCGTGTGATTAACCACCCTCTGTTCTTTGGCATGAACGCAGCATCAGCAGAGGAGTACCTCGGTAGCAAGGAGCCCGGCGAGCTGGTTATCCGTCCATCATCCAAGGGTTTCGATCACCTTGTCGTCACATGGAAGGTCTCCAATAGCGCCTACCAGCACCTTGACGTACTCGAGTTGGGCAAGGAGAACGAGTACTCGATCGGCAAGCAGCTAAGGGTTGGCAAAGCAACATACACCGATCTCGACGAGCTGATTGTCAACCACGTCGAGGCGATGGCGCGTAAGGTCGCCGAGCTTACACGAGATGAGCGTTTCCAGCAAGGCACAAGGGAAGACACTG AACTCTGGCTTGAAAACTACTGCAAAGCCAACCCCAATCGCTCCATGTACGCCTTCTGTAGCATGCCCAAACACCCCGGCTATTTCTGGATCTGCTTCCAAATGGGCTACAACAAACCGAAGGGCGCCTGGGGTATCAAAGTCGTGCCCAATGCGTTTGAGTTGCACAAGAACGCTTACCCGGATATGGTTGCCCTTAAGAACGGGTTCAAGCTGCTGATACAGAGTGGTGCAGCAGCGAGGCCGCAGGGCGGTGCTGTGCCTCGACGATGA